CTACTTCCAATCACAAAAAATTATTTCACAAATACAAAATACACATTTACTCGACAATTTTTTAACCGGTTTTATAAACTGGATGTAACGAGCCCTGaacgctgattggctgacagccgtggtatatcagactgtataccacgggtacgacaaaacatatttttactgctctaattaagtttgtaaccagtttataatagcaataaggcacctcgggggtttgtggtatatggccaatataccatggctaagagctgtatccaggcactccgcgtaacagcccttagctgtggtatattggccatataccacacccccccacGCCTTATCACTTAATTAACACAGTTAAAAATAACGTCTTTGAGGCGTCTGCCTTCCGTtaaaacacagtggtggaaaaagtacccaattgtcatactaaaagtatagatacattaatagaaagttactcaagtaaaagtcagacagtaaaatactacttgagaaaaagtctaaaagtatttggttttaaatatacttacatatcaaaagtaaatgtagttgctaaaatatacttaagtatcaaaagaaaaaagtataaatcatttaaaattccttatattaagcaaagaaaacaccacaattttcttgtttttacaatttacggatagccaggggcacactcccaaCATTATTTACAAAAAGATGCATGTGTTTAGCTAGTCTGCCAGGCAATAAGCAGTAGgaatgaccacgtgttctcttgataagtgcatgaatttgacAATTTACCTGTCTggctaagcattcgaaatgtaacgagtacttttggttgtcagggaaaacgtATGTAGTAAGAAGTACaacattttctttagaaatgtatttcaggaaaagttgtcaaaaatataaatagtgaagtacaCATACCCCCCAAAACAACTTGAAGTATAAATACTTTAAAAGtaatacttaagtactttacgccACTGGTGTTTGACAGCCAATTAGCACAGCTACTCCACTCGGTTTTCCATCTGTTTTcataaacaagcgctgtaacatggaaatatgtCCGCGTGGGAACCATAAACCCATAAAAAGGTGAgtatcaatttaacctttttTCCGCCGATTTGAAAATATATGATCTCTgctccttatgcttccaaaacataaccgcaagcgatgcgtgttaatgttcagaccgagcGTCGCTGCTCTTAATTAACAAAAGTCCCCCCCTTCAGAAGACGGCTTTGTCCAAAGCAAATAACGTTACTTGTGTGAAATTGAATGACactgagtcatgatcaagggataTGGTtgggcataaggttagcagtgtggtaaaGTTTATGGTTAGATTTAAAAACGGATTTTAAACAGAGATTGTAAAAATAGGCAGTTTATctataattatgactttgtggcaaGTTGTGACGACCAACAAATAGCaaataagttagctagctacaaagcTAAGTAGTAGTAggcttagctaacgttagctagttacatTTCGGTGTTAGGGGAAGGTTAACACATTTTCACTCGTTTTTAAAGTAACTAGTTAGTTATTGACCTATATTTCCATACTCTGATAGGTATAAAATCTAGCTACCGACTTTCAAATTCATTTCAAATAGGCATCACTAGCTAGAATGTTAGCTACCactagatagctaacgttagtagctagGCCATCATCACAACCACAACACAGCGACCGCTGGCAGCAATGACAATTTTGGCAATAAAAAAACTCATTCACAATGATTAAATGTTCATTAATAATCTTACCTTCCCGTATTTGCGTCAAATTAATACAGACTCAAGATATTCAGATTTTACTTTAATTGTTTCTAATAAAATCAAATCGTAGACAACAACAAAACAGTTCCCTTCCTCCTCAGCAAATTTTACCGGAAATGCCGATTGTTGATATAACATGTTCTTCTCGCGATACTACAGTATCCTAAAGTGTCATATCGTGGTTTGTCAGCAGATGGGGCTTCATCCCAATAATTTTTGTCCATGGTGATTCAATTTAACAATTGGGTCTTTAATTCGACTCCCTGACGAATTACCTGTAAAAGGTCAACTCTGACTGTAAATCTTATTCTATAATATGTTGTCTTCTTAAATAAAAGCCATTAAGTTGTCTTCATGTCAATTTAACCCCCGCTCCAATTAGTATATTAAACAATAATTTACTGCTTGCAGCGTTTATCTTGGGCTATTTCCTGTCATTAACATTTTTATCAATGTCTAATTTGGCTCATTAATAAACAGTAGACGTAGtcacaaaatacaaaatatatatgtatatccGGAGAATATTCGGAATGACGATATATTGTCAATGTTCAGTTTGGAAAGCAGCAATACAACTAATCTCTAGCTGCGATAGTAGTTGGACCCCGCCCATAATTCCCACTGAAATATACTGACTGAGGAGCGAAGGCTCCAAACCATATATAAAGCAGCAATCCCATCCTCTGCCACATAAAGGTCTGTTTCACCAACTACTGTTTCAGTGGGCAGAGAAATATCATCCTGCTCAGATGCTATTCTACGCACAACGTGGGGCTATTTTACGTTTTTGAAGGATAACAATTGACCACTTTTTTCCTGAATTTGTAGTTGGTAAAGCTGAGTTTTTGGATGCTGGAAAACAAAGAGGGAGTGTAACTACAGTTCTGTTTAAGGAGTATTTTCTCTTTTACctggttatttatttttttatcaactTTTTTTATCAGCAAAAATAACTAACATTGAGATGATTTGTTTGTTAGATTGTTCATATGACATTATTTTCCCCAGTGGGCAAAAATGAAGGCTACTTCTGCTTCATTAACAAATGTGTGAAAATAGTGGATCGGTTGTGGCTCTTCGAACAAGGACTCTTCTTATACAGACACACGCTTCATCCTTATGGGTTGTGATAACTTGACCAACAGCAACGGGACTTTGCCTGCTAGGCTCCCTTACACTGTGCAGACTTCTGTGCCTCTGACAATACTGGTGGGTATCCTTATTCTACTCACAGTGTTCGGCAATGTCCTAGTGGTCATCGCTGTGTTCACCAGCCGGGCCCTAAGAGCCCCTCAGAACTTGTTTTTAGTGTCCTTAGCATGTGCAGACATTTTAGTGGCCACTCTGGTAATGCCCTTTTCTCTGGCTAATGAACTGATGGGATATTGGTACTTTGGTCAAGTGTGGTGTGAGATCTACCTGGCCCTGGATGTTCTGTTCTGCACCTCGTCCATCACACATCTGTGTGCCATAAGTCTGGACAGATACTGGTCGGTCACTCAAGCCATTGAGTACAACTCAAAAAGGACGCCCCGCAGGATCAAATGTATAGTGTTATTCGTGTGGGTGCTGGCTGCCATTATATCATTCCCACCTCTCATTTCGATGGAGAAGGAAGGAGCCAAAGAGGAGGGTCCCACATGTAAGATCAATGAGGAGAAGTGGTACATCATATTCTCCAGCACCGCCTCATTCTTTGCCCCATGTGTGATCATGATTCTGGTGTACGTTCGAATTTACCAGGTTGCCAAGAAGAGAACCAGGACCCCTCCgggtgagaggagaagagaaaacgATAATCCAGATAAAAGTCAGTATGGCTTAGTTCAGCAGGACCCTTTGGAGAGAGGGAacaaaggagggagagatggagtggaggaggacgaggaggtcAATGGACTAAATGTGGAGGAAGAGTGCTCCTCGTCTGATGGGAATGAGAACCAGTGCTCCATCAAAATGAAGCGGAGCAAGGAAAAGACCAAAGTGTGTCAGGTGAAACTAGGAGAACCGTCCCCTAAAGGTGATGATGCACAGCAGTATGTGAAAGTGAGCCGGTGGAAAGGAAGGCAGAACAGAGAGAAGCGCTTCACATTTGTTCTGGCTGTGGTCATGGGAGTGTTTGTTGTCTGCTGGTTCCCCTTCTTCTTCACGTACACACTCACCGCAATATGTGACTCCTGCTGTGTCCCTGAGACATTGTTCAATTTCTTTTTCTGGTTCGGATACTGCAATAGCTCGCTGAATCCAGTCATATACACTATATTCAACAATGACTTCAGGAGGTCTTTCAAAAAGATCCTTTGCAAAAGGGATCGACGAGGGCTATGAATAAGCTTTTTTTGGACTAGCTACTATTTCCTGTCTGAATACAGATTTCATTGTTTACAAGTTGGGGTCATGTACAGTCTCTTATGGAAAGAAAATGTACCTATTGGGAAAAACTTCCCAACTTCCCAAAATGTTCCATATTCAGTtctgtcccactgggcacacactggttgaatcaatgttgtttcaatgtaatttcaatgaaattacgtagAACCAATTTGGAATATACGTTAAATTGACATTTGTGCCCAGTGGGGTGCTGCAAGCAAACTGTGATCAATTGTAATGCATCTGTTACAGTTTTTATGTGTGTGTCAATGTACAATAGTTTTGAGTTCATTACAATATTTAATCCCACTACAACCATTTAGATGTATTTGACTTTGAAACTAATGAATGCCATGTTGTTTATTACTTCACGCATGTTGTGAGGGAGCTGGCTAATATCTCCATGGATCTTGcttaataaaaatacattttaaaaagtatgtttttattgtcacatacaccggataggtgcagtgaaatgtattgttttacaggatcagccatagtagtatggtgAGCAAAATATGGAGCAAAATATTTTTCACCCAGTAGGctcaggtattcaaaccagcaacctttcagttactggcccaacactctaaccactaggctaactgctgCCCATAATGTAATGTTAAATGTTAATATCTAGGCTATAATTCTTTCATGCATAATGTCAGGGAGCATATGCATGTATTATGAATAAACATATTTAAACATGTCTTCCCTGAATATTACAGTATTCCCTGAATATTACAGTAAGTTCTATAAGCATACATGCATTGGGGTACCAATTGAGTTTGAGGGGTATGATTTTTGTACATTATGTAAATGTTCCAGAAAACCAGTACTATAACTCAAAACACTACGCTCTAAACGTGTTCATTGTATTCTACCTACTGAATAAGGACAATGTTTCAACCTTCATGTACCATATTGCACAGACCCAGAGGAGATAACAGAAAGAGATCCCTGGTTTCCCACATGGCAAGACAGACTGAATCATCCTACTGCAGACATCCCTACCAGTATAATTTGATTATTTCTGTCTTTATCAGTAGCGAGAGGAAACACCATGCCAGTAATCCacccagaatcaactgattttATGGTGCATGctaaatacagtatattatttatatGATCTTTCACTCACAACCTGCAAAAAGCCAGGATGAACACAAAAGAAGAAAAGGTTATAATTTTTTTCACTAAAACATCAGTACATTAAAGGAAAAGTccaccccaaaaatgtattttggtatttgtttcattagccCATTGTTGACAGtctcaaaatgttttgcttgtcactGATCAAGCTGATCAAgtttcaaaatatatgttttttttgcatcatatgatagtgcattttgcatcatatgggGATGATTTTTATATTTTGAAAGTtgcatatcttgaaaacttgattgctgacaagcaaaacattttgggactatgtcaacaatggacgaatgaaacaaataccaaaagatagtttttggttggaattttcctttaatcGATGGGTGTTGGATTTCTGCCATCAGAGAATAGTAAATTATGTTAGTGATGCACACATGACTCACTGCAACCCCTGTTGATGATCCATAGCAAAACTAACTATATAATCATAATATGTATTGACAGGTTAGCTGACAATGTCACAAAACGATGCGTGCTTCAATGGAGCAGAAGGCTGTGTGTGGTTAtaattctggatggccagatagctagcaacaatgacaagaagctgccatgtggggaatcgtatgTGGCTCAtttcagctagttttatcttgttcttgataccatgtcttgttttgaggtgtttgaCAGATGTCATATCTATGCTAATGCTAATATAGCTAAATATTTGCGAGCCAACTAATCAACatctgtaacaatgtatttgagagacaagagGTGCTCACTGtgtaaatgtatttatgttttcaataaacattggagacaaaatatagtttacatgttgtcaacaatctatgccaaccctgtctgttttgccccatagttgtgcacgcatcggttttgttgctaaacaaccaacctgtcTATGCAGTTGTCTTCACTTCCTTCTCTCTGGGGACTTGCATTTGCTTTAACACAACCATTTCAGATAGCTTGAATTAATCCAAATAGAGGAATTCTATTGCCT
This portion of the Salvelinus namaycush isolate Seneca chromosome 22, SaNama_1.0, whole genome shotgun sequence genome encodes:
- the LOC120066950 gene encoding alpha-2A adrenergic receptor-like codes for the protein MGCDNLTNSNGTLPARLPYTVQTSVPLTILVGILILLTVFGNVLVVIAVFTSRALRAPQNLFLVSLACADILVATLVMPFSLANELMGYWYFGQVWCEIYLALDVLFCTSSITHLCAISLDRYWSVTQAIEYNSKRTPRRIKCIVLFVWVLAAIISFPPLISMEKEGAKEEGPTCKINEEKWYIIFSSTASFFAPCVIMILVYVRIYQVAKKRTRTPPGERRRENDNPDKSQYGLVQQDPLERGNKGGRDGVEEDEEVNGLNVEEECSSSDGNENQCSIKMKRSKEKTKVCQVKLGEPSPKGDDAQQYVKVSRWKGRQNREKRFTFVLAVVMGVFVVCWFPFFFTYTLTAICDSCCVPETLFNFFFWFGYCNSSLNPVIYTIFNNDFRRSFKKILCKRDRRGL